In the Kribbella sp. NBC_00482 genome, one interval contains:
- a CDS encoding BTAD domain-containing putative transcriptional regulator: protein MPRRRQEEPSIGFGALLRRLRRDAGVTQRDLAERAGVSIAAIRDLEQGRTRSPKDSSIEALAQALKLTGPETESLQAAAKMHRPVALPSAAGPVYVGVLGPLEVRTGNLAVPVNSAPQRTLLARLALTAGTTVAQDELIDLLWPRGAPVNAVNLLQTRVARLRRLLETGRTSVIVGGRAGYRLALDDLDLLQFREFTAEAARAEPEIALAKLSNAVDLWRGDTDVDAIAQSPLYVAVVNEYTAAVRAFAALARDLGEPEQALEPLRGLAVRHEFDEPLHVELVQTLAAAGRQAEALTAYDRIRTALVEHLGIDPGERLRSVHLEVLRQQTGSPAEPSTRVVIQQAPSAPPDFVGRAEELETIRTALAGSAGVSSRAVLINGIAGVGKTALALTAAHQLREQYPDGQLYADLRGSDTTTPAPVQVLGRFLRALGVPGRRIGTDEAEAAALLRSELADRRMLVLLDNAQDAAQVRPLLPGAGRSDVIVTSRRRMPDLVAAGVVSLEPLPHEDAVRLIASTARTPRLDADTQGVRALVEACARLPLALRIAGSRLATRQEWTVADLADRLDDGNRRLTELSLGESSVLNSFQLSYADLSADAQRAFRMCSLHPGDDFSADSTAILLRTSTAEADRVLESLLEANMLLQHSKDRYRFHDLLGLYSRRLLAEDPEQEAARTRLHTWYAEAVTAAIDWAYPQLLRLDVHGEADWYFGSEDEALAWIDHELPALLAVVQSAEESGDLAWRIVDQLRGYFLLRRDADGWLPAAQAGLDAATTAGDDRVCVAMLLNRAQAFGAVGRDADALSDCLAASALAVGVGWNEAAAYLAHQIGWLQLERGMLVDAELWMHRATELTADDQRGHIRAIVVNGLGMIRLHQGELAEAADLFAAALKLNENGRETSALANRGNLASALRQLGEVDRAAGLLDDVVTAYRRRSHVRGELSTLDELARLYSQRGEGTPALRAALRAHQLAIVVRDRKAQAQTASAVAEAHLALGDAIAAIDWIEDCLTIARATYPFLETCALLTLSTAQTQAGDPAAAAEAATRAASIAHTHGFHLLEAQAAALLPIHT from the coding sequence CCGCACCGGCAACCTCGCGGTACCGGTCAACTCGGCTCCGCAACGGACCCTGCTGGCGCGGCTCGCCCTGACCGCCGGTACGACGGTCGCCCAGGACGAACTGATCGATCTCCTCTGGCCACGCGGCGCACCCGTCAACGCCGTCAACCTGCTCCAGACCCGCGTCGCCAGACTGCGACGCCTGCTCGAAACAGGCCGGACCTCCGTCATAGTCGGCGGCCGCGCCGGCTACCGCTTGGCGCTCGATGACCTCGACCTCTTGCAGTTCCGCGAGTTCACGGCCGAGGCAGCGCGCGCCGAGCCGGAGATCGCCCTGGCCAAGCTCTCGAACGCCGTGGACCTGTGGCGTGGCGACACCGACGTGGACGCGATCGCCCAGAGCCCGCTCTATGTGGCCGTCGTCAACGAGTACACGGCCGCCGTTCGAGCCTTCGCTGCGCTCGCACGCGACCTCGGCGAGCCGGAGCAGGCACTCGAACCACTGCGCGGACTGGCCGTGCGGCACGAGTTCGACGAGCCGTTGCACGTCGAGCTGGTCCAGACACTGGCTGCCGCGGGCCGGCAGGCCGAGGCGCTGACGGCATACGACCGGATCCGGACCGCGCTCGTGGAGCACCTCGGCATCGACCCAGGGGAGCGGCTCCGCTCAGTTCACCTCGAGGTGCTGCGGCAACAGACCGGTTCTCCAGCTGAGCCGTCGACGCGCGTGGTCATCCAGCAGGCACCGTCCGCGCCACCGGACTTCGTCGGAAGGGCCGAGGAACTGGAGACGATCCGTACGGCGCTCGCCGGGTCAGCCGGTGTGTCGTCGCGCGCCGTGCTGATCAACGGCATCGCCGGCGTCGGCAAGACCGCATTGGCCCTGACTGCCGCGCATCAGCTCCGCGAGCAGTACCCGGACGGGCAGCTGTACGCCGACCTGCGCGGCAGCGACACGACTACTCCCGCGCCGGTCCAGGTGCTCGGCCGCTTTCTGCGAGCCCTCGGCGTACCTGGTCGGCGTATCGGCACGGACGAAGCCGAAGCGGCCGCCTTGCTGCGCAGCGAGCTTGCCGACCGCCGGATGCTGGTCCTCCTCGACAACGCGCAGGATGCGGCCCAGGTGCGGCCGCTGCTGCCAGGAGCGGGCCGTAGCGACGTGATCGTCACCAGCCGGCGGCGGATGCCGGACCTGGTGGCCGCGGGTGTTGTGAGTCTGGAGCCGCTGCCGCACGAGGACGCCGTACGGCTGATCGCCTCCACAGCGCGGACGCCTCGACTCGATGCCGACACCCAGGGTGTGCGTGCACTTGTCGAGGCGTGTGCCCGGCTCCCGCTGGCGCTGCGGATCGCGGGTTCGCGGCTCGCTACCCGGCAGGAGTGGACCGTCGCCGATCTGGCCGACCGCCTCGACGACGGCAACCGGCGGCTCACCGAACTCAGCCTTGGCGAGTCCAGCGTCCTGAACAGCTTCCAGCTCAGCTACGCGGATCTGAGTGCGGACGCCCAGCGCGCGTTCCGGATGTGCAGCCTGCATCCCGGTGACGACTTCAGCGCCGACAGTACGGCGATCCTCCTCCGTACGTCGACCGCCGAGGCCGACCGTGTGCTCGAGTCGCTGCTCGAAGCGAACATGCTCCTCCAGCACTCGAAGGACCGCTACCGGTTCCACGACCTGCTCGGCCTGTACTCGCGACGCCTCCTCGCCGAGGACCCCGAACAGGAGGCCGCGCGGACCCGGCTGCACACCTGGTACGCCGAGGCCGTGACCGCCGCGATCGACTGGGCCTATCCGCAACTCCTGCGCCTCGATGTCCATGGTGAAGCGGACTGGTACTTCGGCTCCGAGGACGAGGCGCTCGCCTGGATCGATCACGAACTGCCCGCATTGCTGGCCGTTGTGCAGAGTGCGGAGGAGTCCGGTGACTTGGCGTGGCGGATCGTGGACCAGCTCCGCGGGTACTTCCTGCTGCGCCGGGACGCGGACGGGTGGCTTCCTGCGGCCCAGGCCGGGTTGGACGCCGCGACCACGGCCGGCGACGACCGGGTGTGCGTTGCCATGCTGCTCAACCGGGCGCAGGCCTTCGGGGCGGTCGGACGTGACGCGGACGCGCTGTCCGACTGCCTGGCCGCGTCGGCCCTTGCGGTCGGCGTGGGATGGAACGAGGCAGCGGCCTATCTGGCCCATCAGATCGGGTGGCTGCAACTCGAGCGCGGCATGCTCGTCGACGCCGAGCTCTGGATGCACCGCGCGACGGAGCTGACCGCCGACGATCAGCGCGGCCACATCCGCGCCATCGTGGTCAACGGACTCGGGATGATCCGGCTCCACCAAGGCGAACTCGCCGAAGCGGCGGACCTCTTCGCGGCCGCGCTGAAGCTCAACGAGAACGGTCGAGAGACGTCGGCCCTCGCGAACCGGGGCAATCTGGCGAGCGCGTTGCGGCAGCTGGGCGAGGTCGATCGTGCGGCCGGGCTGCTCGACGACGTCGTGACGGCGTACCGTCGCCGCTCGCACGTCCGCGGCGAGCTGTCGACGCTGGACGAGCTGGCACGGTTGTACAGCCAGCGCGGCGAAGGTACGCCGGCCTTGCGTGCGGCGCTGCGAGCTCACCAGCTGGCCATCGTCGTACGCGATCGCAAGGCCCAGGCGCAGACCGCGTCGGCGGTCGCCGAGGCGCACCTCGCACTGGGTGACGCCATCGCAGCGATCGACTGGATCGAGGACTGCCTGACGATCGCCCGCGCAACGTATCCCTTCCTCGAGACCTGCGCCCTGCTGACTCTCTCGACCGCACAGACCCAAGCCGGCGACCCAGCAGCAGCTGCCGAGGCCGCCACCCGAGCAGCCTCGATCGCGCATACCCACGGCTTCCACCTCCTCGAAGCCCAAGCCGCAGCGCTTCTCCCAATCCACACCTGA